One stretch of Chitinivorax tropicus DNA includes these proteins:
- a CDS encoding NAD(P)/FAD-dependent oxidoreductase produces the protein MDCDILIIGAGIIGAALAAELAARRFNVLVLEAQTPGGGTSAAGMGHLVVLDDNPAELALSREGVSRWLACQSQLPEQVEFRRTGTLWLARNPVEMAEAERKQAFYQSIGLQSQLLTANQLYACEPHLAPGLAGALLRPDEAVIYPPAAVNWLLHCAKTAGAAVLREQQVTEIRPHRVSTQQGRVWQAERIVVAAGNASAHLLPGLPLKPRKGQLVITERYPGMVNHQLVALDYLQSAHGSAASSVAFNVQPRATGQLLIGSSRSFDDTSPEIDWPLMGRMLNAAFDYLPALRNLNAIRTWAGFRPSTPDKLPLLGPWPAMDSVWLATGHEGIGITTALASAALLADQLCDIPTALDGSPFRPDRFETAPVAEELLI, from the coding sequence ATGGACTGCGATATCCTGATCATCGGTGCTGGCATCATCGGCGCGGCGCTAGCCGCCGAGCTGGCAGCCCGTCGCTTCAACGTACTGGTGCTGGAAGCCCAGACGCCCGGCGGCGGCACCTCGGCAGCTGGGATGGGCCATCTGGTGGTGCTTGATGACAATCCGGCGGAGCTTGCGCTGTCACGAGAAGGTGTCAGTCGCTGGCTGGCCTGCCAATCGCAACTGCCAGAGCAGGTGGAGTTCCGTCGCACAGGTACACTATGGCTGGCACGCAATCCGGTAGAAATGGCCGAGGCCGAGCGCAAACAGGCTTTCTATCAGAGCATCGGTCTGCAGTCCCAGTTATTGACCGCCAACCAGCTCTACGCCTGTGAGCCACACCTGGCGCCGGGCTTGGCCGGGGCTTTGCTGCGCCCGGATGAGGCGGTGATCTATCCACCTGCAGCAGTCAACTGGCTGTTGCATTGCGCAAAAACCGCCGGGGCTGCCGTCTTGCGTGAACAGCAGGTGACCGAAATCAGGCCGCACCGGGTCAGCACGCAGCAAGGGCGCGTCTGGCAAGCGGAGCGGATTGTGGTTGCGGCAGGCAACGCCTCTGCACATCTGCTCCCAGGCTTGCCGCTCAAGCCTCGCAAAGGTCAGTTGGTGATCACAGAGCGTTACCCTGGCATGGTCAACCACCAGCTGGTGGCCCTGGATTACTTGCAATCAGCCCACGGCAGCGCGGCCAGCTCTGTGGCATTCAATGTCCAGCCCCGAGCAACCGGCCAGCTGCTGATCGGCTCATCGCGTAGCTTTGATGACACATCACCTGAAATCGATTGGCCACTGATGGGTCGCATGCTGAATGCTGCATTCGACTACCTGCCCGCCTTGCGGAACTTGAACGCCATTCGCACCTGGGCGGGCTTCCGCCCCTCTACACCCGACAAATTGCCGCTGCTGGGCCCCTGGCCCGCAATGGACAGCGTGTGGTTGGCCACCGGTCATGAAGGGATTGGCATCACCACGGCATTGGCTTCCGCAGCGCTGCTGGCGGATCAATTGTGTGACATCCCCACTGCGCTGGATGGCAGCCCATTCCGCCCTGATCGATTCGAAACCGCACCTGTGGCTGAGGAGTTGCTGATATGA
- a CDS encoding proline racemase family protein, which yields MVRHIRVIDSHTGGEPTRVIVEGGPPLGDGPISARRDRFQQQFDPYRVAVVNEPRGSDVFVGALLGESDNPLCTASVIFFNNVGYLGMCGHGTIGVVMTLAHLGRIQPGVIRLETPVGEVEAEWLGGHRVRIRNVPSYRLAAKVPLSVPGYGTVHGDIAWGGNWFFLVEDHGLAINRQQIPALMDCATKIRQALTDQGISANGEEIDHIELVGPSPDPEVNARNFVLCPGLAYDRSPCGTGTSAKLACLHADGHLAPGETWIQESVIGSRFEGRLVWQGDQLLPEIIGTAYVNADSHLIVADDDPFAWGIRD from the coding sequence ATGGTCAGACATATCAGGGTAATCGACTCACATACCGGCGGCGAACCGACCCGTGTGATTGTCGAAGGTGGCCCTCCATTAGGTGATGGCCCCATTTCTGCACGCCGGGATCGTTTTCAACAGCAATTTGACCCCTATCGGGTCGCAGTCGTCAACGAGCCACGCGGCAGTGATGTCTTCGTCGGCGCATTGCTGGGCGAGTCAGACAATCCATTATGCACAGCCAGCGTCATCTTTTTCAATAATGTCGGCTATTTGGGCATGTGCGGCCACGGCACCATTGGCGTGGTGATGACGCTGGCCCACCTTGGGCGCATCCAGCCTGGCGTGATCCGGCTGGAAACACCCGTCGGTGAGGTAGAAGCCGAGTGGCTGGGCGGCCATCGTGTACGCATCCGCAACGTCCCCAGCTACCGGCTGGCTGCCAAGGTGCCCTTGTCCGTGCCGGGTTATGGCACGGTGCATGGCGATATCGCGTGGGGGGGGAACTGGTTCTTTCTGGTTGAAGACCATGGGTTGGCCATCAACCGCCAGCAGATTCCAGCTCTGATGGATTGCGCCACCAAGATCCGCCAGGCGCTGACCGATCAAGGCATTTCCGCGAACGGCGAGGAAATCGATCATATCGAGCTGGTTGGGCCCAGCCCCGACCCAGAGGTCAATGCCCGTAACTTCGTACTCTGTCCAGGGCTTGCCTATGATCGCTCGCCATGTGGAACCGGCACCAGCGCCAAGCTGGCCTGCCTGCATGCCGATGGCCACTTGGCACCAGGAGAGACCTGGATTCAGGAAAGCGTGATCGGCAGCCGGTTTGAAGGTCGTCTGGTCTGGCAGGGTGATCAACTGCTGCCCGAAATCATCGGTACAGCCTATGTCAATGCCGACAGCCACCTGATCGTGGCGGACGATGATCCATTTGCCTGGGGCATTCGAGACTGA
- a CDS encoding aminopeptidase P family protein: protein MFERTTYIQRREALSKQVSNGLLIIPGNGDNPGNYTDNIQPFRQDSSFLYFFGIDLPDLVGIIDLDTGETTLFGDDPSLDAIVWTGPLPSLAEQADRVGVTRTAPLGDIASVLRQARQAGRTLHLPPQYRAQNRIRLSEWIGISLAELDNLTSPSACKAIIDIRAVKSAAEIANIEQVLSITKEMHLIAMRMAQPGATEQAIVGAMEGYAWSHGCRQSYAPILSKRGEVLHNHYHHNTLRAGDLLLNDSGAESPMHYASDITRTIPVGGRFDERQRAIYQTVLNAQLAAIDALKPGVPYLQVYELAAGILVDGLKQFGLFKGDTDEIIRTGAFALIFPHGLGHLMGLDVHDMEALNEDWVGYGEGYERSRDFGRKSLRLARPVRAGWVVTIEPGIYFIPALIDRWRAEGRFTHLIDYAAFDAFRNFGGIRIEDDVLITDTGSRVLGDPIPRTIEEVEAATQR from the coding sequence ATGTTTGAACGAACGACCTATATTCAGCGCCGCGAAGCCCTGAGCAAACAGGTCAGCAACGGTTTGCTGATCATTCCTGGCAATGGCGACAACCCTGGCAACTACACTGATAACATCCAGCCGTTCCGGCAGGACAGTAGCTTTCTCTACTTTTTCGGTATCGACCTGCCCGACCTGGTCGGCATCATCGACCTCGACACAGGTGAAACCACCCTGTTTGGTGACGACCCGAGCCTGGACGCCATCGTCTGGACAGGCCCGCTGCCATCGCTGGCCGAGCAGGCTGACCGCGTCGGGGTCACACGCACCGCTCCATTGGGCGATATTGCCAGCGTACTGCGCCAAGCCCGGCAAGCTGGCCGCACCTTACACCTGCCACCGCAATATCGCGCACAGAATCGCATCCGCCTCAGCGAGTGGATCGGCATCAGCTTGGCTGAGCTCGACAACCTGACCAGCCCAAGCGCCTGCAAAGCCATCATCGACATCCGCGCCGTCAAGAGCGCTGCCGAGATCGCGAATATCGAGCAAGTGCTGTCGATCACCAAAGAAATGCACCTGATCGCCATGCGCATGGCGCAACCCGGTGCCACAGAGCAAGCCATTGTCGGCGCCATGGAGGGCTACGCTTGGTCACACGGCTGCCGTCAGTCCTACGCCCCCATTCTGAGCAAGCGAGGCGAGGTGCTACATAACCACTACCACCACAACACCCTACGTGCAGGCGACCTGTTGTTGAATGACAGTGGTGCGGAAAGCCCCATGCACTACGCCAGCGACATCACCCGCACCATTCCAGTCGGCGGGCGCTTTGACGAACGCCAGCGCGCCATCTATCAGACCGTGCTGAATGCCCAGCTGGCTGCAATCGACGCACTGAAGCCCGGTGTACCCTATCTGCAAGTCTATGAGCTGGCAGCAGGGATTCTGGTCGATGGTCTGAAACAGTTTGGGCTGTTCAAAGGCGACACCGATGAAATCATCCGCACCGGCGCCTTTGCCCTGATCTTCCCGCACGGCCTGGGGCACCTGATGGGCCTGGATGTCCACGACATGGAAGCACTGAACGAAGACTGGGTCGGCTACGGCGAAGGATATGAGCGCAGCCGCGATTTCGGGCGGAAATCACTGCGCCTGGCCCGCCCTGTCCGGGCAGGCTGGGTGGTGACCATCGAGCCGGGCATCTACTTCATTCCAGCCTTGATCGACCGCTGGCGCGCAGAGGGCCGATTCACTCATCTCATCGACTATGCAGCCTTCGACGCCTTCCGCAATTTTGGCGGTATCCGGATCGAAGACGATGTGCTGATCACCGACACTGGCTCACGTGTTCTGGGCGACCCCATCCCCAGAACAATCGAGGAAGTCGAAGCAGCGACCCAGCGATGA
- a CDS encoding FAD-dependent oxidoreductase: MAMREIQTELAIIGSGPAGLAAASVAIEANRTVCLVDNQAQPGGQIWRGGLQSDSRAHAAMQSLAHSDGVRLAQHTLVAALAPSHRAHALLLEGPAGPVCIHADRVILANGARERHLPFPGWTLPGVTGAGGLQALVKGGWPIQGQRVVVAGSGPLLLASARTVQQAGGQVTHILEQASQASLRRFTLQLPNWPGKAWQALLLGSQFLGRYRADSHVVAAHGTSKLEAIEIKSGNQTKTIACDHLAIGYGLIPNTDAAQLLGCELTGEAVKVDSNLRTTCPGVYAAGEVTGIGGVDKAWVEGHMAACAALALPVSQVKLQHWKSHHRFSQLLAECFALNPALMALAKPDTLICRCEDVSLQALAGFEDWREAKLQTRCGMGACQGRTCGAICQQVLGWASPGLRPPVFPAKLATLAALADRPQPETEGIS; encoded by the coding sequence ATTGCGATGCGTGAGATTCAAACTGAGCTGGCCATCATCGGCTCTGGGCCGGCAGGCCTGGCCGCAGCCAGCGTAGCCATCGAGGCCAATCGCACGGTATGTCTGGTTGACAATCAGGCGCAGCCCGGCGGGCAGATCTGGCGTGGTGGTCTGCAATCAGACAGCCGCGCACATGCCGCCATGCAGAGCCTGGCACATTCTGACGGCGTCCGCCTCGCTCAACATACACTGGTGGCTGCACTCGCACCCAGCCATCGTGCGCACGCCCTTTTGCTGGAAGGCCCTGCTGGGCCGGTCTGCATCCATGCGGATCGGGTCATCCTCGCCAATGGCGCGAGAGAACGGCATCTGCCCTTCCCTGGTTGGACACTGCCCGGCGTAACCGGTGCAGGCGGCCTACAGGCACTAGTCAAAGGTGGTTGGCCGATTCAGGGGCAGCGCGTGGTCGTCGCAGGCAGCGGGCCGCTGCTGCTGGCCAGTGCACGTACTGTTCAACAGGCTGGTGGACAGGTCACCCATATCTTGGAGCAAGCCAGCCAAGCATCGCTACGTCGGTTCACCCTACAACTGCCGAACTGGCCAGGGAAAGCCTGGCAAGCCTTACTGCTGGGCAGCCAGTTCCTTGGCCGCTATCGAGCCGACAGCCATGTGGTGGCGGCCCATGGCACATCCAAGCTGGAAGCCATCGAGATCAAATCGGGCAACCAGACGAAAACCATTGCCTGTGACCACCTGGCCATCGGTTATGGCTTGATTCCAAACACCGATGCAGCTCAACTATTGGGCTGCGAACTGACGGGAGAAGCCGTCAAGGTCGATTCCAACCTGCGCACCACCTGCCCCGGTGTCTATGCTGCCGGGGAAGTCACCGGTATCGGTGGCGTGGACAAAGCCTGGGTGGAAGGCCACATGGCAGCCTGTGCTGCGCTGGCCCTGCCAGTTTCCCAGGTCAAACTGCAGCATTGGAAATCACATCATCGATTCAGCCAATTATTGGCCGAGTGTTTCGCACTCAACCCTGCTTTGATGGCGCTGGCCAAACCCGACACCTTGATCTGCCGTTGCGAAGACGTCAGCTTGCAAGCGCTTGCCGGGTTTGAAGACTGGCGCGAAGCGAAATTGCAGACCCGCTGCGGAATGGGCGCCTGTCAAGGCCGCACCTGTGGCGCCATCTGTCAACAAGTGTTGGGCTGGGCATCTCCTGGCCTACGCCCCCCTGTTTTCCCTGCCAAGTTGGCCACATTGGCTGCCCTGGCCGACCGCCCACAACCAGAAACTGAAGGAATCTCATGA
- a CDS encoding aldehyde dehydrogenase (NADP(+)), with the protein MELQGRSLIGAQTGTASGAEFHALNPATGERLQPAFRCATQQEVDAAANLAEQAFSSFASSSGQTRAALLRRIATGLEGIADQLAERMPQETGLPEARARGELGRTCLQLRLFADLAEQGHWVDARIDRADPQRQPLPKPDLRSMWQPLGPVVVFGASNFPLAFSVAGGDTAAALAAGCPVIVKAHSAHPGVSELVGRVVQAAVQAEGLPEGVFSLIFGDGSTVGSALVKHPHVKAVGFTGSYSGGKALMDIAAARPQPIPVYAEMGSLNPMVMLPGALDTQTEALAKGLAASVTMGTGQFCTCPSVILAIDSPALDRFLTTLEAALSDIQPGVMLNPGIARAYHAGIRIQGAQQGIDARLSETGEGCKARPALMVTDAAHWCGQPLLRDEVFGPSTLVIRCPDQASLLDAVSALEGQLTATLHATESELANWPELVQSLRRKSGRLLFGGFPTGVEVSHAMVHGGPFPASSDGRSTSVGTMAIHRFARPVCYQNFPAALLPTALQDGNPLKLWRLIDGQLSQQ; encoded by the coding sequence ATCGAATTGCAAGGCCGATCCCTGATCGGCGCACAAACAGGAACCGCCAGCGGGGCCGAATTCCACGCCCTCAATCCTGCGACAGGTGAGCGCCTGCAACCTGCCTTCCGCTGTGCGACCCAACAAGAAGTCGATGCCGCAGCCAACCTGGCGGAGCAGGCCTTCAGCAGCTTTGCCAGCAGCAGCGGCCAAACCCGTGCAGCACTGCTGCGCCGCATCGCCACCGGCCTGGAGGGCATCGCTGATCAGCTGGCCGAGCGCATGCCTCAGGAAACCGGCCTGCCAGAGGCACGGGCGCGGGGTGAGCTGGGGCGCACCTGCTTGCAGCTGCGCTTATTTGCCGACCTGGCCGAACAAGGCCACTGGGTCGATGCCCGGATCGATCGCGCCGATCCACAACGCCAGCCACTCCCCAAGCCTGATCTGCGCTCCATGTGGCAGCCTTTGGGCCCCGTTGTCGTCTTCGGTGCCAGCAACTTCCCACTCGCCTTCTCCGTTGCCGGTGGTGATACTGCTGCAGCGCTGGCGGCTGGGTGCCCTGTTATCGTCAAGGCCCACTCGGCGCACCCTGGCGTGTCGGAATTGGTTGGCCGTGTCGTGCAGGCCGCCGTCCAGGCTGAAGGCTTGCCCGAAGGCGTGTTCTCCCTGATCTTTGGTGACGGCAGCACGGTCGGCTCGGCGCTCGTCAAGCACCCCCACGTCAAGGCCGTCGGTTTCACCGGATCATACAGTGGTGGCAAGGCGTTGATGGACATTGCCGCTGCACGCCCCCAGCCGATCCCAGTTTATGCTGAGATGGGCAGCCTCAACCCGATGGTGATGCTGCCGGGTGCGCTGGATACCCAGACTGAAGCGCTTGCCAAGGGCTTGGCGGCCTCCGTGACGATGGGCACCGGTCAATTCTGCACCTGCCCGAGCGTAATCCTGGCCATCGACAGCCCAGCGCTGGATCGCTTCCTCACCACACTGGAAGCCGCCCTGAGCGACATCCAGCCCGGTGTGATGCTGAACCCTGGCATTGCGCGGGCTTACCATGCCGGCATCCGTATCCAAGGCGCCCAGCAAGGCATCGATGCCCGCTTGAGTGAAACCGGCGAAGGCTGCAAAGCCCGCCCCGCCTTGATGGTGACCGATGCGGCACACTGGTGCGGCCAGCCGTTGCTGAGAGATGAGGTGTTCGGCCCCTCGACGTTGGTGATCCGCTGCCCCGATCAAGCCAGCCTGCTCGACGCTGTCTCCGCGCTGGAAGGCCAGCTGACTGCCACTCTGCACGCCACCGAAAGCGAGCTGGCCAACTGGCCGGAGCTGGTGCAGTCGTTGCGCCGCAAGTCTGGGCGCCTGCTGTTTGGCGGCTTCCCGACTGGCGTCGAAGTCAGCCATGCAATGGTTCATGGCGGGCCATTCCCGGCATCATCCGACGGACGTAGCACATCGGTGGGCACCATGGCCATTCACCGCTTCGCGCGCCCGGTCTGCTATCAGAACTTCCCTGCCGCGCTGTTGCCGACCGCGCTGCAGGATGGCAACCCGCTCAAGCTGTGGCGCTTGATCGACGGCCAATTGAGCCAGCAATGA
- a CDS encoding AraC family transcriptional regulator, producing MPARRAEITTHDPETAQWRHAFMSQLASPMFMEALFDRLPDIVFSIKDRDGRYVYISQACAERCGLNNRLEAIGKTARELFPVEMADRYEAQDAELFQSGQPVLDNLDLTLLADGKPGWCLTNKVPLHDTLGVVIGLACLSRDLPEPSRAGMIDAPFAATIDYMRAHFAEPLRMDDLAEMAGLSVAQFERRMKKLFQLSAGQYLLKCRIDAAAYRLRLSREKIADIALDCGFFDQSALSRQFRQFVGLSPRQYRERHGVDV from the coding sequence ATGCCTGCTCGACGCGCTGAAATTACTACGCATGACCCAGAAACCGCTCAATGGCGGCACGCTTTCATGTCGCAGCTGGCCTCACCCATGTTCATGGAGGCATTGTTCGACCGCCTGCCGGATATCGTGTTCTCGATCAAAGATCGCGATGGGCGCTATGTCTATATTTCACAAGCCTGTGCTGAGCGGTGTGGGCTGAACAACCGATTGGAGGCGATCGGCAAGACTGCACGCGAGCTGTTTCCGGTCGAGATGGCCGACCGCTACGAAGCGCAGGATGCGGAGTTGTTCCAATCCGGCCAACCAGTGCTCGACAATCTGGATCTGACCTTGCTGGCCGACGGCAAGCCTGGCTGGTGCTTGACCAACAAGGTGCCGCTGCACGACACGCTGGGTGTGGTCATCGGCCTGGCGTGCCTGTCACGTGATCTGCCGGAACCCAGCCGTGCTGGTATGATCGACGCCCCATTCGCCGCTACGATAGACTATATGCGTGCCCATTTTGCCGAGCCGCTCCGCATGGATGATCTGGCAGAGATGGCTGGGCTGAGTGTGGCGCAATTCGAGCGCCGCATGAAAAAGCTGTTCCAATTGTCTGCTGGACAATATTTGTTGAAATGCCGGATCGATGCGGCTGCTTATCGTTTACGGCTGAGTCGTGAGAAAATTGCAGATATTGCGCTTGATTGCGGTTTTTTTGATCAAAGTGCACTTTCTCGACAATTTCGACAATTTGTCGGTTTGAGCCCGCGCCAATATCGAGAGCGGCATGGGGTGGATGTCTAG
- a CDS encoding dihydrodipicolinate synthase family protein codes for MSLRFKGVMPAITTPFNADLSIDHAMLVEHAKWQIEAGCTALIPCGSLGESATLTFDEKLAIIRTLATKTNVPVVPGIASLSTAEAVKLAQAAEAEGAQGLMVLPPYVYSTDWREMKAHVAAVIQATKLPCIVYNNPVAYRTDFQPSQIQELANEFENVAAVKESSTDARRVTAIKALLGDRVTLGVGVDDCLVEGVAAGAEFWIAGLVNAFPHESVKLYDLAMAGDWQAAAKLYAWFLPLLRLDTVPKFVQLIKLTQERLGWGNSRVRPPRLEVVGDELAAAQAVIDTALQNRPAI; via the coding sequence ATGAGCTTGCGTTTCAAAGGCGTCATGCCTGCCATCACCACACCTTTCAATGCTGATCTGAGCATCGATCATGCCATGCTGGTCGAGCATGCCAAATGGCAAATCGAAGCGGGTTGTACAGCCCTGATCCCCTGCGGGTCGCTGGGTGAAAGCGCCACGCTCACCTTCGATGAAAAACTCGCCATCATCCGTACCCTGGCCACCAAGACCAATGTTCCGGTCGTTCCTGGTATTGCTTCGCTGTCCACCGCAGAAGCCGTGAAGCTGGCCCAGGCTGCCGAGGCCGAAGGCGCACAGGGCCTGATGGTATTGCCACCCTATGTTTACAGCACCGACTGGCGCGAAATGAAGGCCCACGTTGCCGCTGTCATCCAAGCCACCAAGCTGCCTTGCATCGTCTACAACAACCCAGTTGCCTACCGCACCGACTTCCAACCCAGCCAGATCCAAGAACTGGCCAACGAATTCGAAAACGTGGCGGCGGTGAAGGAATCCTCCACCGATGCGCGCCGCGTCACCGCTATCAAGGCGCTGCTGGGTGATCGCGTGACCCTGGGCGTGGGCGTGGATGACTGCCTGGTCGAGGGCGTTGCCGCAGGTGCGGAATTCTGGATTGCCGGTCTGGTCAATGCCTTCCCGCACGAGTCTGTGAAACTGTATGATCTGGCCATGGCAGGCGACTGGCAAGCTGCTGCCAAGCTGTATGCCTGGTTCCTGCCGCTGCTGCGCCTGGATACCGTGCCCAAGTTCGTTCAGCTGATCAAACTGACGCAAGAGCGCCTGGGCTGGGGCAACAGCCGTGTCCGTCCGCCTCGTCTGGAAGTGGTTGGCGACGAACTGGCCGCAGCACAGGCTGTCATTGACACCGCGCTGCAAAACCGCCCTGCCATCTAA
- a CDS encoding Nif3-like dinuclear metal center hexameric protein, translated as MTRPELERHLHQLLDLARFKDNAPNGLQVEGREQIETIVTGVTANRALIEAALDLKADAILVHHGFFWKNEDARIVGIKRQRIGLLLANDLNLFGYHLPLDAHPTLGNNAQLAQKLGLMADGNFGEQNLGAVGVLSDTLPLSIFADHIAQQLGRPPLIIGDPTQAVRRVAWCTGGAQSYFNDAIAQGVDAYITGEISEAVVHTAREAGVAFIAAGHHATERYGIEALGRYLAGEFGLTHHFIDIDNPA; from the coding sequence ATCACCCGCCCAGAACTCGAACGCCATCTCCACCAGCTGCTCGACCTCGCCCGATTCAAAGACAACGCTCCCAATGGATTGCAAGTCGAAGGCCGTGAACAGATCGAAACCATCGTGACCGGCGTCACTGCCAACCGCGCACTGATCGAAGCCGCACTTGATCTGAAAGCCGATGCCATCCTGGTCCATCATGGCTTCTTCTGGAAAAACGAGGACGCCCGGATCGTCGGCATCAAACGTCAACGCATCGGGCTTTTACTGGCCAACGACCTGAATCTGTTTGGCTATCACCTGCCGTTGGACGCCCACCCGACACTCGGCAACAACGCACAACTCGCGCAAAAACTCGGACTGATGGCGGACGGCAACTTCGGTGAACAAAATCTGGGCGCTGTCGGCGTATTATCTGACACCCTGCCCCTTTCGATCTTTGCCGACCACATCGCCCAGCAACTCGGTCGCCCACCTCTGATCATCGGTGACCCGACCCAGGCAGTCCGCCGCGTAGCCTGGTGCACGGGTGGCGCGCAAAGCTACTTCAACGATGCCATTGCACAAGGTGTTGATGCCTATATCACCGGTGAAATCTCCGAAGCAGTCGTCCATACTGCCCGGGAAGCCGGCGTCGCATTCATTGCTGCCGGTCACCACGCCACCGAACGCTATGGCATCGAGGCATTGGGCCGCTATCTGGCGGGTGAATTCGGGCTGACACATCACTTCATCGACATCGACAACCCTGCATAA
- the petA gene encoding ubiquinol-cytochrome c reductase iron-sulfur subunit, whose amino-acid sequence MSDTQVDNSKRRFLVAATGAAGAVAVGGVATPFVLTFAPSERAKAAGAPVEVDISKLESGQKINVEWRGKPVWILSRTKEQIANLAKLDDKLADPKSEADQQPEYAKNATRAIKPDVWIAVGICTHLGCSPTHRPDLAPADLGADWMGGFYCPCHGSKFDLAGRVYKGVPAPTNLIVPPHKYLSDTRVLIGEDK is encoded by the coding sequence ATGAGCGATACTCAAGTCGATAACAGCAAACGCCGCTTCCTCGTTGCGGCTACCGGTGCAGCCGGGGCCGTCGCGGTGGGTGGCGTGGCGACGCCATTCGTGCTGACTTTCGCGCCAAGTGAACGAGCCAAGGCTGCCGGGGCACCGGTGGAAGTGGACATCAGCAAGCTCGAATCCGGCCAGAAAATCAACGTGGAATGGCGCGGTAAGCCGGTGTGGATTCTTTCCCGCACCAAAGAACAGATCGCCAATCTGGCCAAGCTGGACGACAAGCTGGCTGATCCCAAGTCAGAAGCCGACCAGCAGCCGGAATACGCCAAGAACGCCACCCGTGCCATCAAGCCCGATGTGTGGATCGCGGTCGGGATCTGTACCCACCTTGGCTGTTCGCCAACCCACCGTCCGGATCTGGCACCAGCCGATCTGGGAGCCGACTGGATGGGTGGTTTCTACTGCCCCTGTCATGGCTCGAAGTTCGATCTGGCCGGTCGCGTGTACAAAGGGGTTCCCGCGCCGACCAACCTCATCGTCCCGCCGCATAAATACCTCAGCGACACCCGTGTCCTGATCGGTGAAGACAAATAA
- a CDS encoding 2Fe-2S iron-sulfur cluster-binding protein, whose product MKLIINGQTVELATVAPMTVAAALAMSKQAACRQSSRLHEPRQAFCGMGMCFECRVTINGLPHQRACQVWAEDGMEIHCDA is encoded by the coding sequence ATGAAGTTGATCATCAATGGCCAAACAGTCGAGCTTGCTACAGTAGCACCGATGACTGTCGCAGCAGCGCTGGCGATGAGCAAACAGGCCGCCTGTCGCCAATCCTCACGCCTGCACGAGCCAAGACAGGCCTTCTGCGGCATGGGGATGTGCTTTGAATGCCGCGTGACCATCAATGGCCTCCCACACCAACGCGCCTGTCAGGTATGGGCGGAGGACGGCATGGAGATCCATTGCGATGCGTGA